In Myxococcus stipitatus, the following are encoded in one genomic region:
- a CDS encoding FAD-binding oxidoreductase, which translates to MADKSGLLRRLGNAVLNDVGVPQGGNPSGGDTRFTPPVAAESNEVESLEGWGFADTRFVVQPDGSTVLTGTRYNISNMALPDLMPWFAAKLASPLSYENRNEPHYPPEIPAAQKNDALMAELRGFLKEEQLTDDPKQRLRRGHGHTGGEIWAIRYTKLDRVPDLVVFPRSHEEVVRLVEAAVKHGACVIPFGGGTNVTEALRIPLSEKRLVIAVDMRQMNRILWLDPVNRMACIEAGATGRHLMSELAKYGLTMGHEPDSLEFSTLGGWIATNASGMKKNRYGNIEDLVLDMQVVTTHGVVERPQQAPRESVGVNPRQYMFGSEGNFGIVTTAVVKLFPVPEVQRYGSVLFPDLKTGLAFLYELQKSGAVPASVRVMDNTQFHFGQALKPAKHGLAAKLKSEVEKVVVTKLKGYDPYKLAVATVVFEGSRAEVEFQEKTLYRIAAEHGGMKGGGANGERGYQLTFGIAYIRDLTFEHWAIAESFETSVPWSRAMDLYERVQRRVEKEHATMGLPGKVFFTGRLTQVYQTGVVIYFYLGFYAKGVKDPVGAYAALEHAAREEILAAGGSLSHHHGVGKIRRGFLPDVYSEGALALNRKVKAAIDPDNVFGASNSGINGPIALTPDEEAH; encoded by the coding sequence ATGGCTGATAAATCGGGTTTGCTGCGCCGTCTGGGCAATGCGGTGCTGAACGACGTCGGTGTGCCGCAGGGTGGCAATCCGTCCGGGGGAGACACGCGCTTCACGCCTCCTGTCGCGGCTGAGTCCAACGAGGTGGAGTCCCTGGAAGGTTGGGGCTTCGCGGACACGCGCTTCGTGGTGCAACCCGATGGCAGCACCGTGCTGACGGGAACCCGCTACAACATCAGCAACATGGCGCTGCCGGACCTGATGCCCTGGTTCGCCGCCAAGCTCGCCTCCCCGCTGAGCTACGAGAACCGCAACGAGCCGCACTACCCGCCCGAGATTCCCGCCGCGCAGAAGAACGACGCGTTGATGGCGGAGCTGCGCGGGTTCCTCAAGGAGGAGCAGCTCACGGACGACCCGAAGCAGCGCCTGCGCCGGGGCCATGGCCACACCGGTGGGGAAATCTGGGCCATCCGCTACACCAAGCTGGACCGCGTGCCGGACCTCGTCGTCTTCCCTCGGAGCCATGAGGAAGTCGTGCGGCTGGTGGAGGCCGCCGTGAAGCACGGCGCCTGCGTCATCCCCTTCGGCGGCGGCACCAACGTGACGGAGGCGCTGCGCATCCCGCTCTCGGAGAAGCGCCTGGTCATCGCCGTGGACATGCGGCAGATGAACCGCATCCTGTGGTTGGACCCGGTCAACCGCATGGCCTGCATCGAGGCGGGCGCCACCGGGCGCCACCTGATGAGCGAGCTTGCGAAGTACGGCCTCACCATGGGTCACGAGCCCGACAGCCTCGAGTTCTCCACGCTCGGCGGGTGGATTGCCACCAACGCCAGCGGCATGAAGAAGAACCGCTACGGCAACATCGAGGACCTGGTGCTCGACATGCAGGTCGTCACCACGCACGGTGTCGTCGAGCGCCCGCAGCAGGCGCCCCGTGAGAGCGTGGGCGTCAACCCGCGCCAGTACATGTTCGGCAGCGAGGGCAACTTCGGCATCGTCACCACGGCGGTGGTGAAGCTGTTCCCGGTGCCCGAAGTCCAGCGCTACGGCTCCGTGCTCTTCCCCGACCTCAAGACGGGGCTCGCGTTCCTCTACGAGTTGCAGAAGTCGGGCGCGGTGCCCGCGAGCGTGCGGGTGATGGACAACACCCAGTTCCACTTCGGCCAGGCGCTCAAGCCCGCGAAGCATGGGCTCGCGGCGAAGCTGAAGAGCGAAGTCGAGAAGGTCGTGGTGACGAAGCTCAAGGGCTACGACCCGTACAAACTCGCGGTGGCCACCGTCGTCTTCGAGGGCTCGCGCGCGGAGGTCGAGTTCCAGGAGAAGACGCTGTACCGCATCGCCGCGGAGCACGGCGGCATGAAGGGCGGCGGCGCCAACGGCGAGCGGGGCTACCAGCTCACCTTCGGTATCGCGTACATCCGCGACCTCACGTTCGAGCACTGGGCCATCGCCGAGAGCTTCGAGACGAGCGTGCCGTGGAGCCGCGCCATGGACCTGTATGAGCGCGTGCAACGCCGCGTGGAGAAGGAGCACGCGACCATGGGGTTGCCGGGCAAGGTGTTCTTCACCGGCCGCCTCACCCAAGTCTATCAGACGGGCGTGGTCATCTACTTCTACCTGGGCTTCTACGCGAAGGGCGTCAAGGACCCGGTGGGGGCGTATGCGGCGCTCGAGCACGCGGCGCGCGAGGAGATTCTCGCGGCGGGCGGCTCGCTCTCGCACCACCATGGCGTCGGCAAGATTCGCCGGGGCTTCCTGCCGGACGTGTATTCCGAGGGGGCGCTGGCGCTCAACCGCAAGGTGAAGGCGGCCATCGACCCGGACAACGTCTTTGGCGCGTCGAACAGCGGCATCAACGGGCCCATCGCGCTGACGCCGGACGAGGAGGCGCACTGA
- a CDS encoding Hint domain-containing protein, with protein sequence MNVLQGRRMARLAMLAGCVSLLPGCPWIVKPQTQPKTIEEKRDVVVAAFEQRKSHEDFVRLDLANDDHYDYALHRLQQAAAAEASSLQQGQTPRRDFARAIQTLEIARAKALRPGPRPKPTDWNCDHFLHVQDSRTVKGTRTEALDKAQDNRPALLVNSYATCAGGAHHVFTDVVAYDSDLSGKKQTVLAKSAGDEADDGKTFDDTRLVVRAPMEANRKVVIESMMVARNEKTDEEHVSFSSMDTTLAPEPATFTLDHPRFASSEPRPDINLTTCQLRGGADCDYAMVSNASGTLAPFPAQSTGLALRKTGSPWTGDPTAYFPFQTGQTFVASNIYVPTQGTFDAGAMSAPCTIQAMKKDPMTTRLRLIKTDTGGTCTTTADLSDAFPVGGKTTSIQRLVNVSQNTTASGGTGCTMESIVNETVVLSMTLYAMANCGGPAAVPRALTFTSTALPTNPFRLNVLNSCMAEGTRITKADGTLVPVETLRVGDQVRANAKGRVLTVQDFIFGREPKPLVRLRDDQGHDVRLTEKHPVLLSSGLVIPAEKVQVKDTVLTQSGTATITATERVPYDGKVYNLKLGTPEELESLGPNERTMFAEGMLVGDDTMQRELTSPRRAAVDTSATP encoded by the coding sequence ATGAACGTGTTACAGGGCCGTCGCATGGCTCGTCTGGCCATGCTCGCCGGATGCGTGTCTTTGCTGCCGGGATGTCCGTGGATTGTCAAACCGCAGACCCAGCCGAAGACGATTGAAGAGAAGCGGGACGTGGTGGTCGCCGCCTTCGAGCAGCGGAAGTCTCACGAAGACTTCGTGCGCCTGGACCTGGCGAACGACGACCACTACGACTACGCGCTGCACCGGCTCCAGCAGGCGGCGGCCGCCGAGGCGTCTTCCCTTCAACAAGGCCAGACGCCTCGCCGCGACTTCGCCCGGGCGATACAGACACTGGAGATTGCTCGCGCCAAGGCGCTGCGCCCCGGCCCCCGGCCCAAGCCCACGGACTGGAACTGCGACCACTTCCTGCATGTGCAAGACTCGCGCACGGTGAAGGGCACGCGCACCGAGGCGTTGGACAAGGCGCAGGACAACCGGCCCGCGCTGCTCGTCAATTCCTACGCCACGTGCGCGGGTGGCGCGCACCACGTCTTCACGGATGTGGTGGCGTACGACAGCGACCTGTCGGGCAAGAAGCAGACGGTGCTGGCCAAGAGCGCGGGCGACGAGGCCGACGACGGCAAGACGTTCGACGACACCCGGCTGGTGGTGCGCGCGCCCATGGAAGCCAACCGGAAGGTCGTCATCGAGTCGATGATGGTGGCGCGCAACGAGAAGACGGACGAGGAGCACGTCTCCTTCTCCAGCATGGACACGACGCTGGCGCCCGAGCCTGCGACCTTCACGCTGGACCATCCGCGCTTCGCGAGCTCGGAGCCCCGCCCCGACATCAACCTCACCACCTGCCAGCTGCGCGGTGGAGCGGACTGCGACTACGCCATGGTGTCCAACGCCTCCGGCACCCTGGCCCCCTTCCCCGCGCAGTCCACGGGCCTGGCGCTGAGGAAGACGGGCAGCCCCTGGACGGGAGACCCCACGGCCTACTTCCCCTTCCAGACGGGCCAGACGTTCGTCGCCAGCAACATCTACGTCCCCACCCAGGGCACGTTCGACGCGGGCGCCATGTCCGCGCCGTGCACCATCCAGGCGATGAAGAAGGACCCGATGACGACGCGCCTGCGCCTCATCAAGACGGACACCGGGGGCACGTGCACGACGACGGCGGACCTGTCGGACGCCTTCCCCGTGGGCGGGAAGACGACGTCCATCCAGCGCCTGGTCAACGTCTCGCAGAACACCACCGCGTCGGGCGGCACGGGCTGCACGATGGAGAGCATCGTGAATGAAACGGTGGTGCTCTCCATGACGCTCTACGCGATGGCCAACTGTGGCGGCCCCGCGGCCGTCCCGCGCGCGCTCACCTTCACCAGCACCGCGCTGCCCACCAACCCCTTCAGGCTCAACGTCCTCAACAGCTGCATGGCGGAGGGCACGCGCATCACCAAGGCGGACGGCACCCTCGTTCCCGTGGAGACGCTCCGCGTGGGAGACCAGGTGCGGGCCAACGCGAAGGGCCGCGTGCTCACCGTCCAGGACTTCATCTTCGGACGCGAGCCCAAGCCGCTGGTGCGCCTGCGCGACGACCAGGGCCACGACGTGAGGCTGACGGAGAAGCACCCGGTGCTCCTGTCCTCGGGCCTGGTCATCCCCGCCGAGAAGGTGCAGGTGAAGGACACGGTGCTCACGCAGTCGGGCACCGCCACCATCACCGCCACCGAGCGCGTGCCGTATGACGGCAAGGTCTACAACCTCAAGCTGGGCACGCCCGAGGAATTGGAGTCGCTGGGCCCCAACGAGCGGACGATGTTCGCCGAGGGGATGCTCGTGGGCGACGACACCATGCAGCGGGAGTTGACCTCTCCGCGCCGCGCGGCCGTGGACACCTCCGCGACGCCGTAG
- a CDS encoding cyclase family protein, with translation METAAEEPWVDISAPLRDGMVHWPDNPAVHITRVMDQQKGDDATVSNLSFGAHTGTHVDAPVHFIQGAGGVDALPFDRLIGTARVLEIRDAWAIRAEELRGHSIQEGERLLFKTANSSRRWPAQGFLPDFVFLSLEGARYLVERKVRTVGIDYLSIGSPGEGAPTHQVLLDAGICIIEGLELSPVSPGTYELVCLPLRIAGGDGAPARAILRRRSGAAPSTSRA, from the coding sequence ATGGAGACCGCTGCCGAAGAGCCGTGGGTGGACATCTCCGCGCCGCTGCGCGACGGCATGGTGCATTGGCCGGACAACCCGGCCGTGCACATCACCCGGGTGATGGACCAGCAGAAGGGAGACGACGCCACCGTCTCCAACCTGTCGTTCGGTGCTCACACCGGGACACATGTCGACGCGCCCGTGCACTTCATCCAGGGCGCGGGAGGCGTGGACGCGCTGCCCTTCGACCGGCTCATCGGGACGGCCCGGGTGCTGGAGATTCGCGATGCGTGGGCCATCCGCGCGGAGGAGCTGCGGGGTCACTCGATTCAAGAGGGCGAACGGCTCCTCTTCAAGACGGCCAACTCGTCGCGGAGATGGCCCGCCCAGGGCTTCCTTCCGGACTTCGTGTTCCTGTCGCTGGAGGGTGCCCGCTATCTGGTGGAGCGCAAGGTCCGCACGGTGGGCATCGACTATCTCTCCATCGGTAGCCCCGGTGAGGGCGCGCCCACGCATCAGGTGCTGCTGGACGCGGGCATCTGCATCATCGAGGGGCTGGAGCTGTCCCCGGTGAGCCCGGGGACGTATGAGCTGGTCTGTCTGCCTTTGCGAATCGCGGGCGGTGACGGGGCCCCGGCGCGCGCCATCTTGCGAAGGCGCTCGGGCGCGGCCCCGTCCACGTCACGAGCCTGA
- a CDS encoding RluA family pseudouridine synthase → MTQRIVPVPREVAGERLDRFIAKNVPGFSLERARALIESGGVRIRGKKCQPTRKLWGGEALEIELPRPRAPVRDAPVEGPQLVVLHDDAALVIVNKPPGLVVEREGREPSVADLLAAQRPPFDVEGQAMPGVVHRLDRETSGCLAFARTDAAAAAMLRSFQEKQVDKRYWTLVLGNPPATGRLEGPYARDPDNPRRFTTRVPSARRAALSFEVRERFAGAALLEVDLDTGRTHQIRVQLSEAGFPVLADSLYGTDAAREHPAAKSLGRQALHAFELEIPSPVSRQPVKVRAELPEDFQRALAVLRG, encoded by the coding sequence ATGACGCAGCGGATTGTTCCCGTGCCTCGCGAGGTCGCGGGTGAGCGGTTGGATCGGTTCATCGCCAAGAACGTCCCCGGCTTCTCGCTGGAGCGAGCCCGGGCGCTCATCGAGTCGGGAGGGGTGCGCATCCGAGGCAAGAAGTGTCAGCCCACGCGCAAGCTGTGGGGCGGAGAAGCGCTCGAAATCGAGCTGCCGCGGCCTCGTGCTCCGGTGCGCGACGCGCCCGTGGAGGGGCCGCAGTTGGTGGTGCTCCATGACGACGCCGCGCTGGTCATCGTGAACAAGCCCCCGGGCCTCGTCGTGGAGCGGGAGGGCCGCGAGCCCTCGGTGGCGGACCTGCTCGCCGCGCAGCGGCCTCCGTTCGATGTGGAAGGACAGGCGATGCCCGGCGTCGTGCACCGGTTGGACCGGGAGACGAGCGGGTGTCTGGCTTTCGCGCGCACGGATGCGGCGGCGGCGGCGATGCTGCGTTCGTTCCAGGAGAAGCAGGTGGACAAGCGCTACTGGACGCTCGTCCTGGGAAATCCTCCGGCGACCGGACGGCTCGAAGGGCCCTACGCGAGAGACCCGGACAATCCCCGCCGCTTCACCACTCGCGTCCCCTCCGCGCGGCGGGCCGCGCTCTCCTTCGAGGTGCGTGAGCGGTTCGCTGGCGCCGCGTTGCTGGAGGTGGACCTGGACACGGGGCGCACACACCAGATTCGCGTGCAGCTCTCCGAGGCGGGCTTCCCGGTGCTGGCGGACTCGCTCTACGGGACGGACGCGGCCCGCGAACATCCCGCGGCGAAGAGCCTGGGACGGCAAGCGCTCCATGCGTTCGAGCTGGAGATTCCAAGCCCGGTGTCGCGACAACCGGTCAAGGTGCGAGCCGAACTGCCCGAGGACTTCCAGCGGGCGCTGGCGGTGCTGCGCGGCTGA
- a CDS encoding TetR/AcrR family transcriptional regulator → MRQAILAAAQELVLEQGYARVTTADVAKRAGAGKQTIYRWWPGKGALVLDAFAEWVRQAPRSSRRKPSLSSTLVEFCRGASEAAPVLRALMAEAQFDEDLHRRLIAQLVRPRGDELRACLSDRRPADREVLVNVLSGLVWQRLMLNEPLDARFVRYALRVVARF, encoded by the coding sequence GTGCGCCAGGCGATTCTCGCGGCCGCTCAGGAATTGGTACTCGAGCAGGGCTATGCGCGGGTGACGACCGCGGACGTGGCGAAGCGGGCGGGGGCGGGGAAGCAGACCATCTACCGTTGGTGGCCGGGCAAGGGGGCGTTGGTGCTGGATGCCTTCGCGGAGTGGGTGCGGCAGGCGCCTCGCTCGAGTCGGCGCAAGCCCTCGTTGTCCTCGACGCTGGTGGAGTTCTGCCGAGGTGCCTCGGAGGCGGCGCCCGTGTTGCGAGCGCTGATGGCGGAGGCCCAGTTCGACGAGGACCTGCACCGGAGGCTCATCGCCCAGCTCGTTCGACCCCGGGGCGACGAGCTGCGGGCTTGTCTCTCCGACCGCCGCCCCGCCGACCGGGAGGTGCTGGTCAACGTCCTCTCCGGGCTCGTGTGGCAGCGGCTCATGCTCAACGAGCCCCTGGATGCGCGCTTCGTCCGCTACGCCCTGCGGGTGGTGGCGCGCTTCTGA